The following coding sequences lie in one Miscanthus floridulus cultivar M001 unplaced genomic scaffold, ASM1932011v1 fs_196_1_2, whole genome shotgun sequence genomic window:
- the LOC136530765 gene encoding uncharacterized protein, translated as MSSPPALRSSPPPQLLLPWRPRRRRLVVSSPARASRPSCVLASGASARYGPHPQPLPRLVAAESPPSTSLAAVGGVRRDAETGLALLLVVLGVVMSFFLSLTILSFSASRALQKMETAANKLAKVFAEEVPGTLSSLKLSFMEINDLTSQLKNLRKRLAISRFGTNANSKASSSSW; from the exons ATGAGCTCTCCACCGGCTCTCCGCtcttcgccgccgccgcagctgctgctgccgtggcgccctcgccgccgccggctcgTCGTCAGCAGTCCCGCGCGAGCTTCGAGGCCCTCCTGCGTCCTAGCAAGTGGCGCCAGCGCGCGCTACGGCCCGCATCCGCAGCCGCTGCCACGACTCGTGGCGGCGGAGTCGCCTCCTTCCACCTCGCTCGCCGCCGTTGGCGGCGTCCGGAGGGACGCGGAGACGGGGCTCGCCTTGCTCCTCGTCGTTCTCGGTGTG GTGATGAGCTTCTTTCTGTCACTAACCATCTTATCGTTTTCAGCAAGCAGA GCGCTGCAGAAGATGGAAACTGCAGCAAATAAATTGGCAAAAGTATTTGCAGAAGAGGTGCCTGGAACTCTATCTTCACTAAAGCTCTCCTTCATGGAGATCAATGATTTAACTAGCCAGTTAAAGAACCTTAG GAAGAGGCTCGCAATAAGTAGATTTGGGACGAATGCTAATTCTAAAGCAAGCTCAAGTTCTTGGTAA
- the LOC136530766 gene encoding 1,4-dihydroxy-2-naphthoyl-CoA thioesterase 1-like isoform X1, translating to MGGGAGAGNPPPVHPTPPVAFRVDRALQALGFEFTRVTAEEVVGRLPVTETCCQPFDWLNDGVSALMAETAASIGCYVTSGYRRLAGVQLSINHVGPARLGDLVQARATPTQLGRKIQVLTLTTLPHLKSKSKQRLADGARFQWGSSKQQPSVMIIVGFYCTTCQP from the exons atgggcggcggcgcgggcgcaggcAATCCTCCTCCTGTTCATCCAACGCCGCCGGTGGCCTTTCGTGTGGACCGGGCGCTGCAAGCTCTGGGCTTCGAGTTCACCCGCGTCACCGCCGAGGAGGTGGTCGGCCGCCTCCCCGTCACCGAGACCTGCTGCCAG CCGTTCGACTGGCTCAACGACGGCGTGTCGGCGCTGATGGCGGAGACGGCGGCCAGCATCGGCTGCTACGTCACGTCGGGGTACCGGAGGCTGGCGGGGGTGCAGCTGTCCATCAACCACGTCGGCCCCGCGCGCCTCGGCGACCTCGTCCAGGCGCGGGCCACGCCCACCCAGCTCGGCCGCAAAATCCAGGTACTCACTCTGACGACTCTACCCCATCTGAAAAGCAAAAGCAAGCAACGCCTTGCAGATGGAGCCAGATTTCAGTGGGGGTCATCAAAGCAACAGCCCAGCGTCATGATTATTGTTGGCTTCTACTGTACTACCTGCCAGCCGTAG
- the LOC136530766 gene encoding 1,4-dihydroxy-2-naphthoyl-CoA thioesterase 1-like isoform X2, whose translation MGGGAGAGNPPPVHPTPPVAFRVDRALQALGFEFTRVTAEEVVGRLPVTETCCQPFDWLNDGVSALMAETAASIGCYVTSGYRRLAGVQLSINHVGPARLGDLVQARATPTQLGRKIQIWQIDPSTSERKDLVSTARVTLLANLSTPDKMKSFEQGLKKFSSKL comes from the exons atgggcggcggcgcgggcgcaggcAATCCTCCTCCTGTTCATCCAACGCCGCCGGTGGCCTTTCGTGTGGACCGGGCGCTGCAAGCTCTGGGCTTCGAGTTCACCCGCGTCACCGCCGAGGAGGTGGTCGGCCGCCTCCCCGTCACCGAGACCTGCTGCCAG CCGTTCGACTGGCTCAACGACGGCGTGTCGGCGCTGATGGCGGAGACGGCGGCCAGCATCGGCTGCTACGTCACGTCGGGGTACCGGAGGCTGGCGGGGGTGCAGCTGTCCATCAACCACGTCGGCCCCGCGCGCCTCGGCGACCTCGTCCAGGCGCGGGCCACGCCCACCCAGCTCGGCCGCAAAATCCAG ATATGGCAGATTGATCCTTCCACATCAGAGCGCAAGGATCTGGTGTCTACAGCAAGGGTTACCCTGTTAGCCAATCTATCAACACCAGATAAGATGAAGAGCTTTGAACAAGGCCTCAAGAAATTCTCATCCAAGTTGTAG
- the LOC136530766 gene encoding 1,4-dihydroxy-2-naphthoyl-CoA thioesterase 1-like isoform X3, giving the protein MGGGAGAGNPPPVHPTPPVAFRVDRALQALGFEFTRVTAEEVVGRLPVTETCCQPFDWLNDGVSALMAETAASIGCYVTSGYRRLAGVQLSINHVGPARLGDLVQARATPTQLGRKIQFGRSRYGRLILPHQSARIWCLQQGLPC; this is encoded by the exons atgggcggcggcgcgggcgcaggcAATCCTCCTCCTGTTCATCCAACGCCGCCGGTGGCCTTTCGTGTGGACCGGGCGCTGCAAGCTCTGGGCTTCGAGTTCACCCGCGTCACCGCCGAGGAGGTGGTCGGCCGCCTCCCCGTCACCGAGACCTGCTGCCAG CCGTTCGACTGGCTCAACGACGGCGTGTCGGCGCTGATGGCGGAGACGGCGGCCAGCATCGGCTGCTACGTCACGTCGGGGTACCGGAGGCTGGCGGGGGTGCAGCTGTCCATCAACCACGTCGGCCCCGCGCGCCTCGGCGACCTCGTCCAGGCGCGGGCCACGCCCACCCAGCTCGGCCGCAAAATCCAG TTTGGGAGGTCCAGATATGGCAGATTGATCCTTCCACATCAGAGCGCAAGGATCTGGTGTCTACAGCAAGGGTTACCCTGTTAG